The region AGGCAACGATCACAGTGACGGCGCGCTTCCCGGGGGCCGGTCCCTGCACCGCACGGAGGGGATTGTCTACAAAGCGGGTCGTCAGATACGCCAGTGCCAGTGAAAGCGCAATGATGAACGAACCCCCGACGAGCCCCACTTCCTGCCGGTCCCGCCAGGCAAGGTAAATGACCAGCACGGGCCAGTGCCACAGATAAAGGGCATAGGACATATCACCCATCCGGACCAGGGGGCCCCAGGACAGGAACCGGTCCACGCCGAAACGGCTGCCGGTCTGTCCGGCCAGGATGACCAGCGCCGCTGCCGCCAGGGGCCAAAGCGCCACAAACCCGGGGAACTGCCCCTGCACATCGAGGATGAACCCGCCGCTGAGGATCGCGGCCAGGCCGATCCATCCGGCGGCTATCCTCAGTCCCCTGCCCGGATGCAGGTAGGGAAGGGCAAGGGCGAGCAAGGTACCGAAGGCAAATTCCCACAACCGCGTACGGGTATCGAAGTAGGCGTGGGCCTGGTTTGTGTAGGTCTCAATGACAGAGAAGGTCAACGACGCTGCAAAGACCACCCCGAAAACCGCGAGGACAACGCTGCGGAACCGCTTCCGCCACGCCCTGGCAATCAGGGCACAGAGCGCAAACAGCAACGGCCAGAGGATGAAGACCTGGCCCTGTACCGACAGTGACCAGAAGTGCTGGAACGGGCTCGCCACGCTCTGGTCTTCCGCGTAGTAGTCCACGGAGTTCGCTGCCAGGGCCCAGTTCTGTACGTACAGCAGCGATGTCCAGGCCTGCGCAAAGATCTCCATCCACCGGCTCCGGGGCACGAACAGCGCCGTAGCGACGAGCGTCCCCAGGATCACGACTGCCGCGGCGGGCAGCAGGCGTTGGAAAACACGCGTCCAGTACTGCCGCAGCTGCAGCCTCCGGCCGGTCTCGCCTTTCCGGATGAAGGAGAGCGAGAGCAGGAAAGCAGAGACCAGGAGGAAGACATCCACGCCCCCGGACACCCGGCCGAACCAGATGTGGTAGCTGGCCACCATGAGGACAGCAAGCGCCCG is a window of Arthrobacter sp. zg-Y1171 DNA encoding:
- a CDS encoding acyltransferase family protein — protein: MQGLRALAVLMVASYHIWFGRVSGGVDVFLLVSAFLLSLSFIRKGETGRRLQLRQYWTRVFQRLLPAAAVVILGTLVATALFVPRSRWMEIFAQAWTSLLYVQNWALAANSVDYYAEDQSVASPFQHFWSLSVQGQVFILWPLLFALCALIARAWRKRFRSVVLAVFGVVFAASLTFSVIETYTNQAHAYFDTRTRLWEFAFGTLLALALPYLHPGRGLRIAAGWIGLAAILSGGFILDVQGQFPGFVALWPLAAAALVILAGQTGSRFGVDRFLSWGPLVRMGDMSYALYLWHWPVLVIYLAWRDRQEVGLVGGSFIIALSLALAYLTTRFVDNPLRAVQGPAPGKRAVTVIVACLAAVAVPLAGLQYSLKVQDDKRQAEAEINYPGARVLLPGYDGAPTGVPVRPASAADPQSWGDLPLKCSQIPDGPSDPILEDGCFSTSNTGSAERTILIIGSSHAQQWIEAIEPMVETHNYRIVALLRGGCPYGDFSDNEPEGCSGFNEAATEYALEMKPDAVVTVVTAARADQGDDAMMDGFPAAAERLSDAGIEVVGLRDNPRFSFDMQVCAEVNGPEDCTVPLQLSPDFPPAEYAGGTSFIDFSDLICPEGLCRPVIGNSYVYLDDNHLTAGFTSSMASEFERRFHQAVSW